A stretch of DNA from Telopea speciosissima isolate NSW1024214 ecotype Mountain lineage chromosome 5, Tspe_v1, whole genome shotgun sequence:
GGTTGCCCATGGTTGTCCTTTAACTTATTATTTGATGAtagtttagagagagagagagagagagagagagagagacccctTCTCACCAACTCATATCTAGAAGCAATTAAGGTTCACAAATCacaacccctctctctctctctctctctctctctctagtcaAAGACCTATAAATCCCCTTCTCTAGCCTCCACAAGCCAGCATTGATGATGCACCACCACTCCCAACCCAAGCACTAACACCTTCAccacctctccttcttccttctcttcctccatCCACCACTAAAAAGAGAAGTACAATACATACAAGAATAGCAATTGCCACTACTACTTCTACTGATACTACTTGATGGGGAGATCTCCTTGTTGTGAGAAAGCTCACACTAACAAAGGCGCATGgaccaaagaagaagatgatcgGCTTATAGCCCACATCCGAGCACACGGCGAAGGTTGCTGGCGATCCCTCCCTAAAGCTGCTGGCCTTCTTCGGTGTGGAAAAAGTTGTAGACTTCGCTGGATCAATTACCTCCGGCCAGACCTCAAGCGTGGCAATttcacagaagaagaagatgaactcATAATTAAACTTCATAGTCTTCTTGGAAACAAGTAAGCCAAACCCATTTTAGTTTCTTCAAAAATCCTTAATGGGtatctttcctttttattaataaagcttaattttttatttttgtttcaggTGGTCTCTTATAGCAGGAAGATTACCAGGAAGAACAGATAATGAGATAAAGAATTATTGGAATACTCATATAAGGAGACAACTCTTAAGCCGAGGGATTGATCCAGCATCTCATAAGCCACTCAATGAACAAGCCATGGATGTCACAACCATCTCTTTTTCTGCTGTTgctaaagaggaagaaaggataGTTAATGGTTCAATTGG
This window harbors:
- the LOC122660919 gene encoding myb-related protein 308-like, whose product is MGRSPCCEKAHTNKGAWTKEEDDRLIAHIRAHGEGCWRSLPKAAGLLRCGKSCRLRWINYLRPDLKRGNFTEEEDELIIKLHSLLGNKWSLIAGRLPGRTDNEIKNYWNTHIRRQLLSRGIDPASHKPLNEQAMDVTTISFSAVAKEEERIVNGSIGFKEENHKREERCPDLNLELRISLPYQEPHEVLKSEGMRRTILCFSCSLGLQKSKDCSCNSNSSSRSSSSSSSSSSSGSDFLGLKAGVLD